CAAACAGGCTTCTATAGTGCTGTCATCTAAAAGAACCTATCTCAACAAACGATGACTCCTATGACTAAATACAGTTTCCTTGATGATTACAGCGAAGGCTGCCATCCAAACATTCTCAACGCCATGGCCAGTACGAACATGATTCAGCAAACTGCATACGGCCACGATGAATATACTGATAAAGCCAAGGCGCTAATCAAGCGCGACATAGCTTCAGAACAGTCAGAGGTCTATCTGGTGGTAGGCGGTACTCTGGCGAACATCATTATTATGTCGTCCTGCCTGCGTCCTTATGAAGCAGTTGTGTCTGCAGATACAGGTCATATCATGGTACGGGAAACAGGTGCGATTGAAGCGACCGGTCATAAAATTATTGGCATTGAAAACCAGCAAGGCAAGGTCAATGTCGACCAGTTGCAGCAAGTGCTGACTGATCACTCCCATGTGCCTCACATGGTCAAGCCTAAGCTGGTATACCTGTCGAACGCTACCGAATTAGGTACCCTTTATAGCAAGCAGGAACTGACAGATATTTCTGAATTTTGCCGCTGTAATAATCTCTATCTGTTCCTGGACGGTGCTCGTCTTGCAACTGCACTCACCGCAGACACGAATGATCTGACACTGGCAGATATCGCTCAACTGACCGACCTGTTCTCGATGGGTGCTACCAAAAATGGTGCTTTAATCGGTGAGGCGATCATCATCAATAATCCCTCTATTGCTGAAGACTTTGCATTCAACGTTAAGCAACGCGGGGGCATGTTATCTAAAGGCCGCTTATTAGGCATTCAGTTCGTTGAGCTGTTCAAAGACAACCTTTACTTTGAGCTGGCCAAACATGCTAACAAAATGGCCAGAAAACTCTCCGAAGGACTGATTGCCAAAGGCCTGGTACTGGAAGCCGAAACAGAAACTAACCAGATTTTCGCCGTCCTGCCTGATACATTAATTGAACGTTTGCAGGAAAAATTTAACTTCTACGTATGGTGTCGTAAAACATCAGACAGTTCAGTCGTCAGACTGGTCACAGCCTGGGCTACCCCGGAAGAAAAAGTCGACGAACTACTCGCTCTGATCTGATCCCTTCTTTTACAAAAATATCTTTGATAAAAAAGCACAAAAAACGGTGCTCAGGAGCACCGTTCACTGCAAGGCTTTGCGAGATAATCAGAATTTTTCCTAAGTACATTCGTAAATAGAAGGCTAAATCCAGTACTACCTGAAGCCGGAGCTATTTAGCGATATCCACAATCACCCGGCCTTTAATCTTACCGTCAACAATATCAGTGGCTTTCTCAATAATCTGATCAAAGCCAACTGTTTCAGAAAGAAGTTCGAGCTTTTCCAGGTCAAGATCCTGC
The DNA window shown above is from Aliamphritea ceti and carries:
- a CDS encoding threonine aldolase family protein, which produces MTKYSFLDDYSEGCHPNILNAMASTNMIQQTAYGHDEYTDKAKALIKRDIASEQSEVYLVVGGTLANIIIMSSCLRPYEAVVSADTGHIMVRETGAIEATGHKIIGIENQQGKVNVDQLQQVLTDHSHVPHMVKPKLVYLSNATELGTLYSKQELTDISEFCRCNNLYLFLDGARLATALTADTNDLTLADIAQLTDLFSMGATKNGALIGEAIIINNPSIAEDFAFNVKQRGGMLSKGRLLGIQFVELFKDNLYFELAKHANKMARKLSEGLIAKGLVLEAETETNQIFAVLPDTLIERLQEKFNFYVWCRKTSDSSVVRLVTAWATPEEKVDELLALI